CGAGAATACATTCAAGCTACTACTCTGTCACTGGTTGAATTTTTGGCGATCGCTATCCAATTAACCAATATTGTCCACAGTTTACACCAAAACCGTGTGATTCACAAAGACATCAAACCCGCGAACATTCTGATTCATCCCCAAACAAAACAAGTTCAACTGATCGACTTTAGTATCGCTTCTCTGTTGCCTAAAGAAACCCAAGAAATTAAAAGTCCCAATGTTTTAGAAGGAACCCTTGCTTATATTTCACCTGAACAAACTGGCAGGATGAACCGAGGCATAGACTACCGCAGTGATTTTTATTCTCTGGGTGTGACATTTTATGAATTATTAACAGGAGAGTTACCATTTATCTGTGATGATCCGATGGAATTGGTGCATTGTCATATTGCCAAAATGCCTATGGCATTGGGGAATAGGCAAGAGATTCCGCAGGTAGTTGCGGATATTGTCATGAAATTAATGGCGAAAAACGCCGAAGATAGATATCAGAGTGCTTTAGGATTAAAACACGATTTAGAAAATTGTTTGTATCAACTTAAAAATACTGGCAAAATTACAAATTTTGAAATTGCTCAGCGGGATGTATACGATCGCTTTCTCATCAAAGAAAGACTCTACGGACGTGAAGTAGAAGTTCAGACTTTACTAGATGCCTTTGAGCGCGTCGCCAACGGCACATCTGAAATGATGTTGGTGGCAGGGTTTTCAGGGATTGGTAAAACTGCGGTAGTCAATGAAGTTCACAAACCAATTACTCGTCAGCAAGGGTATTTTATCAAAGGAAAATTTGACCAATTTAATCGTAATATCCCCCTATCAGCTTTTGTGCAAGTATTACGGGATTTAATGGGACAATTGTTGTCAGAATCTGACGCACACTTAGCACAATGGAAAACCAAGATTCTGGAGGCTGTGGGAGAAAATGGACAAATTTTAATTGAGGTAATTCCTGAACTGGAACGAATTATTGGTAAGCAACCTTCTGCGCCAGAACTATCACCGACTGCGGCACAAAATCGCTTTAATTTATTGTTTCAAAAATTTATTGCAGTCTTTACAACAAAAGAACATCCGTTAGTAATGTTTCTGGATGACTTACAGTGGGCGGATTCGGCTTCCCTTGTGTTGATTAAACTACTGATGCAGGATAACAGTTATTTACTACTGTTGGGGGCTTATCGAGACAATGAAGTTTCGCCGGCACATCCATTCATCTTGACGGTGGAGGAACTGAAGAAAGCCCAGAAGACTCTTAATACAATTACTCTTTCACCTCTTGCCTTGAATGATACAAATCAGTTAGTTGCTGATACATTGCATTGTACAACACAGCGATCGCGTCCCCTCACAGAATTAATCGATCGCAAAACTCAAGGAAATCCGTTTTTTATCACCCAGTTTCTCAAAGCATTACACGAAGACAAACAGATTAAGTTTAATTGTGACCAAGGCTATTGGGAATGTGATATTGTCCAAATTAATGCGCTTTCCCTCACCGATGATGTGGTGGAATTTATGGCGCAGCAGTTGCAGAAATTGCCAAAAGCAACGCAACAAGTACTCAAGTTAGCGGCTTGTATCGGCAATCAATTTGATTTAGCAACCTTGGCGATCGTTTTCGAACAATCACAAGCAGATACGGCGGCAGCTTTGTGGAAAGCCTTACAAGAAGGACTGATTCTGCCACAAAGTCAATTATATAAATTTTATCTCAGCCATGATCAGGCAGATGCAAATACTAGCAACATCGAAAATATCACCTATCGATTTCTGCACGATCGCGTCCAACAAGCCGCCTATTCTCTAATTCCTGAGGAGCAAAAACAAACAACCCATTATCACATAGGACAACTACTCCTAGAAAAGATTTCTCCAAAAGCAAGAGTTGACCGCATTTTTGAGGTGGTCAATCAATTAAACTATGGTACTGCTTTAATTAGCGAACAAAGCGAACGAGAGGAACTCGCACAACTTAACCTCACAGCCTGTCGCAAAGCCAAAAGCGCAACCGCTTATCAGGCGGCTCGTGAATATGTGGCAGTGGGTTTGTCTCTATTAGGAGAAAAAGCTTGGCAACAGCAATACCAAATCACTCTTGCTTTTCATGAATTAGCTGCTGAATTAGCTTACCTGTGCGGTGACTTTGAAATGATGGAACATTTCATTGAAATTGTCATTGAACAGACACATTCTCAACTAGAAAAAGTCAACGTTTACCGAATCAGAATACAGGCTAATGCCTCCCAGAATAGACTTGCTGAAGCTGTGGCCATCGGTACACAAATCCTGCAACAGCTGGGTGCCACCTTTCCCGAAACACCGACACAGACGGATATTCAACAGGCAATCCAAGAAATCAGCGAACTGATTGGTGACAGAGAAATTGCAGATTTAATTCACCTAAAAGCGATGGTTGATCCAGAAAAACTGGCAATTGTCCAGATTGCCAATAGCATTTTACCAGCAGCTTTCAACTCCGGCTCTTCCATATTTCCATTCGTAATTTGTTTGTCAATTAAATTATCTATTCAATATGGAAATACATCGACATCAGCCTATAGCTATGCTTGCTATGGCATCCTTCTATGTAGAGTTTTGCAAGATGTAAATATAGCAACAAAGTTTGCACATTTGGCACTCGCTATCATCACCAAATTTGATGCCAAAGCGATAAAAACTGAAGTATTAACTGTGTTAGGACTATTTATTCTACACCGCAAATCTCACATCAAAGAAACTCTATCAGTCTCCCAAGAGACTTATGTTACTGCACTCGAAGTTGGCAACCCAGAGTTTGCTGGATATTGTGCCTACAGTTTTTGTTTTAATTCTTTTTGGTGCGGTCAGCCCCTAGCAACTTTAGAACAAGATGTCCGCAGCTACTGCAATGGTTTGATGCAGTTAAATCAATTGACAACAGCTAATTACTGCCGGATTTATTGGCAATCTATTTTAAATTTGCTCTTAGTTGGGGAGTATCCGGTTATTTTATCTGGTGAAGCTCTGCAAGAGAGTGAATTTCTGCCTTTGCTGCTGTCTGCCAATGACTTGATTGGATTATATTTCTTTTATTTGTATAAGCTGCTGCTTTGTTTCTTATTTGGAGACATAGAGCAAGCGACAAACTATGCAGTTAAAGTCAGAGAATATTCAACTGCTGGTGCTGGGTTGATCGGTGAAGCTGTGTTTTATTTCTACGATTCTCTGATAATTTTGGCACAGTTGAGTCAACCTTCAGATGGGACATTACAAGCATTAGCGCAGGTAGAACAAAACCAAACACAACTGCAACAGCACTGGGCGCACTATGCCCCAATGAATCACCAACACAAAGTTGATTTGGTGGCAGCTGAAAAATGCCGAGTATTAGGACAGAAAACAGCAGCCATTGAGTTATATGACTTGGCGATCGCTAAAGCTAAAGAAAACGGCTACATTCAAGAACAAGCCTTAGCTAACGAACTTGCTGCTAAGTTTTATCTCGCTTGGGGTAAGGAAAAGGTGGCCGCAGGCTATATGCAGGAAGCCTACTACTGTTATGCCCGTTGGGACGCAAAAGCAAAAGTCGCCCATTTAGAACAACAATATCCGCAACTACTAGCGGCTATTCTCCAACCAAGTAACTTTGCTATCACATCTGAGGCAACTATCGCCTCAACTCTGATCAAAAGCGCCGGTAGCGGCCAAAATTTGTGGTTAGATTTTCTGGCAGTGATGAAAGCAGCACAAGCCATCTCCCAAGAAATTGAATTAGAGAAACTGTTAACGAACTTAATGCAGATTGCCATTGCTAATGCTGGCGCACAAATTGGTCATTTCATCCTGCGCCAAGACGAA
Above is a window of Nostoc sp. UHCC 0702 DNA encoding:
- a CDS encoding AAA family ATPase, whose amino-acid sequence is MSTVSQIPIIAGYQISSQLYAGSRTKVYRAIREQETLAVVIKLLTSKYPSFNELLQFRNQYTISKNLNIPGIIHPLSLETYGNGYILVMEDRGEISLREYIQATTLSLVEFLAIAIQLTNIVHSLHQNRVIHKDIKPANILIHPQTKQVQLIDFSIASLLPKETQEIKSPNVLEGTLAYISPEQTGRMNRGIDYRSDFYSLGVTFYELLTGELPFICDDPMELVHCHIAKMPMALGNRQEIPQVVADIVMKLMAKNAEDRYQSALGLKHDLENCLYQLKNTGKITNFEIAQRDVYDRFLIKERLYGREVEVQTLLDAFERVANGTSEMMLVAGFSGIGKTAVVNEVHKPITRQQGYFIKGKFDQFNRNIPLSAFVQVLRDLMGQLLSESDAHLAQWKTKILEAVGENGQILIEVIPELERIIGKQPSAPELSPTAAQNRFNLLFQKFIAVFTTKEHPLVMFLDDLQWADSASLVLIKLLMQDNSYLLLLGAYRDNEVSPAHPFILTVEELKKAQKTLNTITLSPLALNDTNQLVADTLHCTTQRSRPLTELIDRKTQGNPFFITQFLKALHEDKQIKFNCDQGYWECDIVQINALSLTDDVVEFMAQQLQKLPKATQQVLKLAACIGNQFDLATLAIVFEQSQADTAAALWKALQEGLILPQSQLYKFYLSHDQADANTSNIENITYRFLHDRVQQAAYSLIPEEQKQTTHYHIGQLLLEKISPKARVDRIFEVVNQLNYGTALISEQSEREELAQLNLTACRKAKSATAYQAAREYVAVGLSLLGEKAWQQQYQITLAFHELAAELAYLCGDFEMMEHFIEIVIEQTHSQLEKVNVYRIRIQANASQNRLAEAVAIGTQILQQLGATFPETPTQTDIQQAIQEISELIGDREIADLIHLKAMVDPEKLAIVQIANSILPAAFNSGSSIFPFVICLSIKLSIQYGNTSTSAYSYACYGILLCRVLQDVNIATKFAHLALAIITKFDAKAIKTEVLTVLGLFILHRKSHIKETLSVSQETYVTALEVGNPEFAGYCAYSFCFNSFWCGQPLATLEQDVRSYCNGLMQLNQLTTANYCRIYWQSILNLLLVGEYPVILSGEALQESEFLPLLLSANDLIGLYFFYLYKLLLCFLFGDIEQATNYAVKVREYSTAGAGLIGEAVFYFYDSLIILAQLSQPSDGTLQALAQVEQNQTQLQQHWAHYAPMNHQHKVDLVAAEKCRVLGQKTAAIELYDLAIAKAKENGYIQEQALANELAAKFYLAWGKEKVAAGYMQEAYYCYARWDAKAKVAHLEQQYPQLLAAILQPSNFAITSEATIASTLIKSAGSGQNLWLDFLAVMKAAQAISQEIELEKLLTNLMQIAIANAGAQIGHFILRQDEQWLVVAQADQQGAKTLETPLDRYQEIPQSLIYAVVRTQETAVFENLSDSVQFAGDRYIMTHHPKSVLCTPINRQGKLIGILYLENNLAMGTFSGDRIEILQLLTSQAAISLENARLYQQIENYSHTLEAEVDLKTHALHQKAQDLEQTLKKLQQTQAQLIHSEKMSSLGQLVAGIAHEINNPVNFIKGNITHTKSYIADLISLLTLYQQEYPQPSPVIQAKSEEIELNFLFEDINQILESMKIGSDRISQIVLSLRNFSRLDEAEFKAVDLHSGIESTLLILHNRLQASGNKPEVRVVKEYGNLPLVNCYPSQLNQVFLNIINNAIDAIRENPKTSENPVIRIRTEVINSKQLRIAIANTGSTIPVSLQDRIFDPFFTTKPIGRGTGLGLFVSYSIIQQHGGTLTLRSQLTEQTEFEIVLPIR